A stretch of DNA from Leptospirillum ferriphilum:
TTCGTATCCGCTTCGTAAGGATCTTTTTCCCGGGTGACGAGAAACTCCGGAATCCCATGGGCGGAAAAGAGAATATGAACGGTTTCCTCCTCCGGAATCGCCCTCAGGGCATCTCCGACCGTTTCGGCCAGTGACTGTATGTAGGGGGGATAGACGGGCCAGGAAGGGATGGTCCGGACAGAGAGACCTGGTGCAATTCGTTTTGCTTCTGCCAATGCCTCCCGGAAGGATGAACCGGTTGTGGTCCGGGATCTCTGGGGATAAAGCGGTAAAAAGACCAAATCGTTCACCCCCGAGTCCACAAGTTCCCGGAGGGCATCCGCTGTCCTGGGAGGGGCATAGCGCATTCCCACCCGTACCTTCCAGTGGACGTCGGTCTTTTCCCGGTTCAAGGCTTCTTCCAGCAACCGGGCCTGGTCATCGGTAATTTTTCGCAACGGGGATCCCCCGCCAATCTGACGATAATATTCGCGACTTTTCGGGGCCCGCCGACGGGCAATGATCCGGGCGAGAAGGGGCTGGATCAGGCGGGGAACCCGGAAGATGTCCGGGTCAGAAAAGAGGTTCAGGAGAAAGGGGTAGACGTCTTCCAGTGTTTCCGGTCCTCCCAGGTTGAAAAGAAGAACACCCCGGGTGGATTTTGGAGTTTCAGGACGGGTTTGGGACATCGATTCTCCTTCAGGAACGGTTCAAGAGTAGAAAAAGTGAAATGCTGACGAAAAAAACAATCATGTTCGCAAACCAGGCGCTGATCCAGGGCAAGAGAACGCCTCCCTTCCCCAGAGCCAGCCCGAGAGAGTAAATGGTCCAGTACGACATCGACAAAAGCAGACTGATCCCGAACCCTTTGGCAATTCCGACTTGCCGTCCCTCCCGGATCCCGAAAGGAATGGCCATCAGCACCATGAGAAAGGCGGCGATCGGAAACGCGATCATCGCGTCGCGCGTGACCTCATATTTTTCGCGGGGAAGGTGGCTTTTTTCAAGAAGAGCGATGTAACGGTCCAGTTCCGGATAGGACAGGTGGGTCATCCGGGTTTTTTCGTAGGTGAAATCCACCGGCCGTCGAGTCAGGGTGGTGTCCATTTTCTGGAATGACTCGATGCGGAGAGAGCCATCCGGGAGAAAGCGTGTGAGGCGTCCGTCCCGAAACGACCAGAGACCCTGATGGTAGCGCAAGGTTTTGGCATCGATCTGCCAGCTCAGATGGAAGGTGCTGTCCAGGTGGTAGAGGACCACTTTGTCCAGCTCACTCCCGCCATCCCGGATGGTCCGGGCACCATAAATGTCCTGATTCCCGTGCCGAAACCAGACATTGTTGAGTTCGAAGGTCACACGGCCAGTTTTGCCCTGGTCGATGCGTACGTCCTTGATATAGTCCGTCATCTGGTAGGCATAGGGAACGAGCTGGTAGTTCATTGCGATGGAGATCAGGGAAATCAGAACCCCAAGGGCCAGAAACGGTTTGGTTGCCTTGACAAGGCTGATCCCGGCTGCCCGGATGGCAGTCAGTTCGTGGTTTTTGGACAGGATGCCCAGCGTCAGGAGTGTTGCGAGGAGGCCGGACATGGGCAGGACGCGGAAACTGACCTCGATGGAGCGGTAGAAAAAATACTGGCCGATCAGAGGGAGGGCCGCATGGTGACTGAGAAAGTCCTTGATCTTTTCAACCGAATCGATAACGCCATAGATCGCTTCCAGGGAAATAAAGCACAAAAGAAAGATCTTGAAAAGTTCGGAGGCGATATACCGCGTCAGGATCCTCATGGACGCGCGGAACCGCCTTTAAAAAGCCGCGACAGGGAAGGGAGAGTGAGTGAGAGGGAGATCTCCTTGAACACCATGATCAGGAGGAACCCCATGACGGCCCCCAGGGCCAGATCCGGGATCAGGGAAGCCACGAAGGGTTTCAAAAGTCTCCGGGCAACCATCAGGTCGTCCACCGTATTCAAAATGTAAAAGAAAATCACGGAGGCGGTGGCGAAGACGAAGCCGGCCAGTTTTCCGGAACGTTTGGCGTAGATACCGAACGGGATGCCGAGAAAGGCGAAAATCAGGCAGGAAAAGGGATACGTGTAGTTTTTGTAGCGGTCTTCCAGTTCCCGAAGAAGCGAGACGTCCGGTTTGGAAGAACGCCCGATCTTCTTTTCGAGTTCCTGAATTGTGGGAGACTTTTCCGTCGCCCCGGCCGATTTTCCGAAAATTGTCAGGTCATAGGAGGAAAAGCGCACGAACTGCTGTGCGGCCCCTCCCTGAAGCAGGGTGCCGGACCGCAGCTGGATCCGGATTCCCGGCCGGCCGTTCTCTTCATTCAGGAGAGAGCCTTCCCGGGCCATGATGACGGTGGAGGGGCTCTTCCCTTTTCCTTCCTGATAGATGAAAACGCCCTGCATCCGGGAAAAGGTGGGCATCCGGTCCACATAAATGACGAAGCGGTCCATGAAGTTGTTGAAGACCTGGGGACGAATGCCAAGCGACATCTTTTTCTTGAGAACCGTCGAAATCATTTCCTGGAGGGACATTCCCTGGGTTTCTTCGGCTTTGAGAGACATATAGAAGCTTCCGACATATCCGAGAAAGGCGAACAGGACAAGTGGCCAAAGCAGGCGGGAAAGACCAATTCCGG
This window harbors:
- the hemH gene encoding ferrochelatase, which produces MSQTRPETPKSTRGVLLFNLGGPETLEDVYPFLLNLFSDPDIFRVPRLIQPLLARIIARRRAPKSREYYRQIGGGSPLRKITDDQARLLEEALNREKTDVHWKVRVGMRYAPPRTADALRELVDSGVNDLVFLPLYPQRSRTTTGSSFREALAEAKRIAPGLSVRTIPSWPVYPPYIQSLAETVGDALRAIPEEETVHILFSAHGIPEFLVTREKDPYEADTNATVSAAMETLHSLHPRRKLFHHLSYQSRVGPLKWLGPETRLELSRLAGEGVRHLVMVPVSFVSDHQETLYEMDILYGQMTRDLGYKTFLRAPSLNTRPSFINALASLLLEASDPPCASAPCFCSCGACPKQSG
- the lptG gene encoding LPS export ABC transporter permease LptG, with translation MRILTRYIASELFKIFLLCFISLEAIYGVIDSVEKIKDFLSHHAALPLIGQYFFYRSIEVSFRVLPMSGLLATLLTLGILSKNHELTAIRAAGISLVKATKPFLALGVLISLISIAMNYQLVPYAYQMTDYIKDVRIDQGKTGRVTFELNNVWFRHGNQDIYGARTIRDGGSELDKVVLYHLDSTFHLSWQIDAKTLRYHQGLWSFRDGRLTRFLPDGSLRIESFQKMDTTLTRRPVDFTYEKTRMTHLSYPELDRYIALLEKSHLPREKYEVTRDAMIAFPIAAFLMVLMAIPFGIREGRQVGIAKGFGISLLLSMSYWTIYSLGLALGKGGVLLPWISAWFANMIVFFVSISLFLLLNRS
- a CDS encoding LptF/LptG family permease translates to MKIIHRYLFLELLPPFVIGLLVLVVLILTQQTLMIMNLLVNKGLSIPTVLRLVMMIFPQFLTMIIPVSVLAASTATFNRLASDGEITALKASGIGLSRLLWPLVLFAFLGYVGSFYMSLKAEETQGMSLQEMISTVLKKKMSLGIRPQVFNNFMDRFVIYVDRMPTFSRMQGVFIYQEGKGKSPSTVIMAREGSLLNEENGRPGIRIQLRSGTLLQGGAAQQFVRFSSYDLTIFGKSAGATEKSPTIQELEKKIGRSSKPDVSLLRELEDRYKNYTYPFSCLIFAFLGIPFGIYAKRSGKLAGFVFATASVIFFYILNTVDDLMVARRLLKPFVASLIPDLALGAVMGFLLIMVFKEISLSLTLPSLSRLFKGGSARP